One segment of Nocardia farcinica DNA contains the following:
- a CDS encoding AAA family ATPase, with protein sequence MAELALTARLNPSAADARRGVVRLHPEALTALGLREWDGVALAGSRRTAAVAGLAPAGTPAGVALLDDVTLSNAGIRENQTVVVAPATVYGARQVSVSGSVHATRSIPAATLRQALLGKVVTVGDTVSLLPRDLGPDIPSSAASQALSRTFGIAWTTELLTVTATDPARGPVSVQPNTAVSWAAGAMAAREAADRAATGAPVAVGETARGAAEAAAFAGAGANGAATGQWAVREAEARVPIEDLAGVHAQAAKLAEWLSLALDEPELLRALGANAHLGVLITGPAGVGKATLARSVAAPRRVIELDGPTVGAAESGTRLREVASAVAEVGSGQGGVLLVTDIDALLPAQPEPVATLILDQLRAAVAGPGVAFLATTAHPTEVDARLRAPDLCDRELALPLPTAPVRRALLEQLLRKVPTGDLALDEVAARTPGFVISDLAALCREAGLRAASRASREGAPPRLTQEDLLGALAVIRPLSRSGTEELAIGSLGLDDVGDMAETKQALTEAVLWPLRHPDSFARLGVDPPRGVLLYGPPGCGKTFLVRALAGSGQLSVHAVKGAELMDKWVGSSERAVRELFQRARDSAPSLIFLDEVDALAPRRGQSSDSGVADRVVAALLTELDGVEPLRDVVVLGATNRPELIDPALLRPGRLERLVFVPPPDAEARLAILRTAGRSVPLAADVDLTALAADLTGYSAADCAALLREAALAAMRRDVDTADVTAADVAAARAAVRPSLDPDQVESLRRYAESRT encoded by the coding sequence GTGGCAGAACTGGCGCTCACCGCTCGACTGAATCCGTCCGCCGCCGACGCCAGACGCGGGGTGGTGCGGTTGCATCCGGAAGCGCTGACCGCCCTCGGCCTGCGCGAGTGGGACGGGGTGGCGCTGGCCGGGTCGCGGCGCACGGCGGCGGTGGCCGGGCTCGCGCCCGCGGGCACCCCCGCCGGGGTCGCCCTGCTCGACGACGTGACGCTGTCGAACGCGGGGATCCGGGAGAATCAGACGGTGGTCGTCGCGCCCGCGACGGTCTACGGGGCCCGGCAGGTCTCGGTGAGCGGCTCGGTGCACGCCACGCGCAGCATTCCGGCGGCCACCCTGCGGCAGGCACTGCTCGGCAAGGTCGTGACCGTCGGCGACACGGTGTCGCTGCTGCCGCGGGATCTCGGCCCCGACATCCCTTCCTCGGCGGCCAGCCAGGCGCTCTCGCGCACCTTCGGCATCGCCTGGACCACCGAACTGCTGACCGTGACCGCCACCGATCCCGCGCGCGGGCCGGTGAGCGTGCAACCCAATACGGCGGTGTCGTGGGCCGCGGGCGCGATGGCCGCGCGCGAGGCCGCCGACCGCGCCGCCACCGGCGCGCCGGTGGCGGTGGGCGAGACCGCGCGCGGCGCGGCGGAGGCGGCGGCCTTCGCCGGTGCGGGCGCGAACGGCGCGGCCACCGGGCAGTGGGCGGTGCGCGAGGCCGAGGCGCGGGTGCCGATCGAGGATCTGGCCGGGGTGCACGCGCAGGCCGCCAAGCTCGCGGAGTGGCTGAGCCTGGCGCTGGACGAACCGGAACTGCTGCGCGCGCTCGGCGCGAACGCCCACCTCGGTGTGCTGATCACCGGGCCCGCCGGGGTCGGCAAGGCGACGTTGGCGCGGTCGGTGGCGGCGCCGCGGCGGGTGATCGAACTCGACGGCCCGACCGTCGGCGCCGCGGAGAGCGGCACCCGGCTGCGTGAGGTGGCCTCCGCGGTGGCCGAGGTGGGCTCGGGGCAGGGCGGTGTCCTGCTGGTCACCGACATCGACGCGCTGCTGCCCGCCCAGCCCGAACCGGTCGCGACCTTGATCCTCGACCAGCTGCGCGCGGCGGTCGCCGGACCCGGGGTGGCCTTCCTGGCGACGACGGCGCACCCCACCGAGGTGGATGCCCGGTTGCGCGCCCCCGACCTCTGCGACCGGGAACTGGCGCTGCCGTTGCCGACCGCGCCGGTGCGCCGCGCGCTGCTCGAGCAGCTGCTGCGCAAGGTGCCCACCGGCGACCTGGCCCTGGACGAGGTGGCCGCCCGGACTCCCGGTTTCGTCATCTCGGACCTGGCCGCGCTGTGCCGGGAGGCGGGCCTGCGCGCCGCCTCACGTGCCAGCCGGGAGGGCGCCCCACCGCGGCTGACGCAGGAGGATCTGCTCGGCGCGCTCGCGGTGATCCGCCCGCTGTCGCGATCGGGCACCGAGGAGCTGGCCATCGGCAGCCTCGGCCTCGACGACGTCGGCGACATGGCCGAGACGAAACAGGCGCTCACCGAGGCGGTGCTGTGGCCGCTGCGCCACCCCGACTCCTTCGCCCGGCTCGGCGTCGACCCGCCGCGCGGTGTGCTGCTCTACGGCCCGCCCGGCTGCGGCAAGACCTTCCTGGTCCGCGCGCTGGCCGGTTCCGGTCAGCTGAGCGTGCACGCGGTGAAGGGCGCCGAGCTGATGGACAAGTGGGTCGGCTCGTCCGAGCGGGCGGTGCGCGAGCTGTTCCAGCGGGCCCGCGATTCGGCGCCGTCGCTGATCTTCCTCGACGAGGTGGACGCGCTGGCGCCGCGGCGCGGGCAGAGCAGCGACTCCGGTGTCGCCGATCGGGTGGTGGCGGCGTTGCTCACCGAACTCGACGGGGTCGAACCGCTGCGCGATGTGGTGGTGCTCGGCGCGACCAACCGCCCCGAACTCATCGACCCGGCGCTGCTGCGGCCGGGGCGGCTCGAGCGCCTGGTCTTCGTGCCGCCGCCGGACGCCGAGGCCAGGCTCGCGATCCTGCGCACGGCGGGGCGGTCGGTGCCGCTGGCGGCCGACGTCGACCTGACCGCGCTGGCCGCGGATCTCACCGGATACTCGGCCGCCGACTGCGCGGCGCTGTTGCGGGAGGCGGCGTTGGCCGCGATGCGCCGCGACGTGGACACCGCCGACGTCACCGCCGCCGATGTGGCCGCCGCCCGTGCCGCGGTGCGCCCGTCGCTGGATCCCGACCAGGTGGAATCGCTGCGCCGTTACGCCGAATCGCGGACGTGA
- a CDS encoding ATP-binding protein — protein MTESDRTDTTAPGCDPAELRTLFLFEQLDDEQLAWLCADGRIELIEPGPVYRQGDPATCFYVLIEGELRLTKLAGGMEIELNRTDHRGVYAGAWTAYLGEQAEPTYNSSLYVTRPSRFFVLDAEIFARMMHAWFPMAVHLLEGAFFGNRNAHQRVAERERLMALGSLSAGLTHELNNPAAAAVRATSGLRERVAGMRHKLGMLAEGRFAPEVLVTLVRLQEEAAEQVAKAPALTPLEAADREDALGDWLDEHGIADGWELAPNFVQAGFDVDWLERVHGTLEGCSETVFEGAIRWLNYTIETELLMNEIADSTARISTLVGAAKQYSQMDRAPFQVVDIHELLDSTLVMLNRKLGDGVRVVKDYDRTLPALPCFAAELNQVWTNLIDNAVYAMGGEGTLTLRTYRENDCAVVEVGDTGPGMPEEVRRRVFEPFFTTKPVGEGTGLGLDISFRIVVNKHDGDIRVESAPGDTRFVVRLPLHRDIPAPESGADGAQPPD, from the coding sequence ATGACCGAAAGCGACCGGACCGATACCACCGCCCCCGGCTGCGACCCCGCCGAACTGCGGACGCTGTTCCTGTTCGAGCAACTCGACGACGAGCAGCTGGCCTGGCTGTGCGCGGACGGGCGGATCGAGCTCATCGAACCCGGCCCGGTCTACCGCCAGGGCGACCCGGCCACCTGCTTCTACGTGCTCATCGAGGGCGAGCTGCGGCTGACCAAGTTGGCCGGCGGCATGGAGATCGAGCTGAACCGCACCGACCACCGCGGCGTCTACGCGGGCGCGTGGACCGCCTACCTCGGCGAGCAGGCCGAGCCCACCTACAACAGCTCGCTGTATGTCACCCGGCCCTCGCGGTTCTTCGTGCTGGACGCGGAGATCTTCGCGCGGATGATGCACGCCTGGTTCCCGATGGCGGTGCATCTGCTCGAGGGCGCGTTCTTCGGCAACCGCAACGCCCACCAGCGGGTGGCCGAGCGGGAACGCCTGATGGCGCTCGGCTCGTTGTCGGCGGGCCTGACCCACGAGTTGAACAATCCGGCCGCCGCGGCCGTGCGCGCCACCTCCGGGCTGCGCGAGCGGGTGGCGGGCATGCGGCACAAACTGGGCATGCTGGCCGAGGGCAGGTTCGCGCCGGAGGTGTTGGTGACCCTGGTGCGCCTGCAGGAGGAGGCGGCCGAGCAGGTGGCCAAGGCTCCGGCGCTGACGCCGCTGGAGGCCGCCGACCGCGAGGACGCGCTCGGCGACTGGCTCGACGAGCACGGGATCGCCGACGGCTGGGAGCTGGCGCCCAACTTCGTGCAGGCCGGGTTCGACGTGGACTGGCTGGAGCGGGTGCACGGCACGCTGGAGGGGTGCTCGGAGACGGTGTTCGAGGGCGCGATCCGCTGGCTCAACTACACCATCGAGACCGAACTGCTGATGAACGAGATCGCCGACTCCACCGCGCGCATCTCCACCCTGGTCGGCGCGGCCAAGCAGTACTCGCAGATGGACCGCGCCCCCTTCCAGGTGGTCGACATCCACGAACTACTCGACAGCACCCTGGTGATGCTCAACCGCAAACTCGGCGACGGCGTCCGGGTGGTGAAGGACTACGACCGCACGCTGCCCGCGCTGCCGTGCTTCGCCGCCGAGCTGAACCAGGTGTGGACCAACCTCATCGACAACGCCGTCTACGCGATGGGCGGCGAGGGCACCCTGACGCTGCGCACCTACCGCGAGAACGACTGCGCCGTCGTGGAGGTCGGCGACACCGGGCCGGGCATGCCGGAGGAGGTGCGCCGCCGGGTGTTCGAGCCGTTCTTCACCACCAAGCCGGTCGGCGAGGGCACCGGCCTCGGCCTCGACATCTCCTTCCGGATCGTGGTGAACAAGCACGACGGCGACATCCGGGTGGAGAGCGCGCCCGGTGACACCCGGTTCGTGGTGCGGCTGCCGCTGCATCGCGACATTCCCGCCCCGGAATCCGGCGCCGACGGCGCGCAACCGCCAGACTGA
- a CDS encoding Na(+)/H(+) antiporter subunit C gives MSANLTMLVLIGVLTATGVYLILERAVSKMLLGMILLGNAVNLLLISVGGAGGEPPIVGKAETEEMADPLAQAMVLTAIVITMGLSAFVLALAYRAYKLTTTEHVATDEDDAEVAARREREDPEQ, from the coding sequence GTGAGCGCGAACCTGACCATGCTCGTCCTGATCGGCGTGCTCACCGCCACCGGGGTGTATCTGATCCTGGAGCGGGCGGTGTCGAAGATGCTGCTGGGGATGATCCTGCTCGGCAATGCCGTCAACCTGCTGCTGATCAGCGTCGGCGGCGCCGGCGGCGAACCGCCGATCGTCGGCAAGGCGGAGACCGAGGAGATGGCCGACCCGCTCGCGCAGGCGATGGTGCTCACCGCGATCGTGATCACGATGGGCCTGTCGGCCTTCGTCCTGGCGCTGGCCTACCGCGCCTACAAGCTCACCACCACCGAACACGTGGCCACCGACGAAGACGACGCGGAGGTCGCCGCCCGCCGCGAGCGGGAGGACCCCGAACAGTGA
- a CDS encoding UBP-type zinc finger domain-containing protein yields the protein MTAIEGIDPSVPPSGPGCVECEASGGWWVHLRRCAQCGHIGCCDTSPSQHATAHHRQTGHPFIQSYEPGEDWYWDFRTEEMFTEGPELAAPHSHPAAQGVPGPSGRVPADWREHIH from the coding sequence ATGACCGCGATCGAAGGCATCGACCCGTCGGTCCCGCCCAGCGGGCCCGGGTGTGTGGAGTGCGAGGCGTCCGGCGGGTGGTGGGTGCACCTGCGCCGCTGTGCCCAGTGCGGGCACATCGGCTGTTGCGACACCTCACCGTCGCAGCACGCCACCGCGCATCACCGGCAGACCGGGCATCCGTTCATCCAGAGCTACGAGCCCGGCGAGGACTGGTACTGGGATTTCCGCACCGAGGAGATGTTCACCGAAGGGCCGGAACTGGCTGCGCCGCACAGTCATCCGGCTGCGCAGGGGGTACCCGGCCCCAGCGGGCGGGTACCGGCCGACTGGCGCGAGCACATCCACTGA
- a CDS encoding beta-ketoacyl-ACP synthase III, with amino-acid sequence MSARIAQTTGAEHTAILGLGVYRPARVVTNDEIAGPINSSDEWIRTRSGIKTRRFADETETVQSMSVAAARDALEAAAVAVDQVDCVIVATSTHLLLTPAAAPRIATELGMNGAAAFDISAGCAGFCHALALASDLVRAGTSKNVLVIGVEKLTDTIDMTDRSTAFLFADGAGAVVVGPAEEPGIGPTVWGSDGTQHHAIRQNKDWIEFFTEIEEKGLDAVRPYLTMEGTAVFRWAAHSLEKVCRDAIDRAGLSTDDLRAMIPHQANGRIIEIMARVLKLPEDCALANDIEETGNTSAASIPLAMEALLRKGESKPGDTALLIAFGAGLSYAAQVVSLPRLK; translated from the coding sequence ATGTCTGCTCGAATCGCCCAGACGACTGGGGCTGAGCACACCGCGATCCTCGGGCTCGGCGTCTATCGCCCCGCCCGCGTCGTCACCAACGATGAGATCGCCGGGCCGATCAACTCCAGCGACGAATGGATCCGGACCAGGTCCGGCATCAAGACCCGGCGATTCGCCGACGAGACCGAGACCGTCCAGAGCATGAGCGTGGCCGCCGCCCGTGATGCGCTCGAGGCCGCCGCCGTGGCGGTCGACCAGGTGGACTGCGTCATCGTCGCCACCTCCACCCACCTGCTGCTCACCCCGGCCGCGGCCCCGCGCATCGCCACCGAACTCGGCATGAACGGCGCCGCCGCCTTCGACATCTCCGCCGGGTGCGCGGGCTTCTGCCACGCGCTGGCGCTGGCCTCCGACCTGGTGCGCGCGGGCACCTCGAAGAACGTCCTGGTGATCGGCGTCGAGAAACTGACCGACACCATCGACATGACCGACCGCTCCACGGCGTTCCTGTTCGCCGACGGCGCGGGCGCGGTGGTGGTCGGCCCCGCCGAGGAGCCGGGCATCGGCCCGACCGTGTGGGGCTCCGACGGCACCCAGCACCACGCGATCCGCCAGAACAAGGACTGGATCGAGTTCTTCACCGAGATCGAGGAGAAGGGCCTCGACGCGGTGCGCCCCTACCTCACGATGGAGGGCACGGCGGTGTTCCGCTGGGCGGCGCACTCGCTGGAGAAGGTCTGCCGCGACGCCATCGACCGGGCCGGGCTGTCCACCGACGACCTGCGCGCGATGATCCCGCACCAGGCCAACGGCCGGATCATCGAGATCATGGCGCGGGTGCTGAAACTGCCCGAGGACTGCGCGCTGGCCAACGACATCGAGGAGACCGGCAACACCTCCGCGGCCTCGATCCCGCTCGCGATGGAGGCGCTGCTGCGCAAGGGCGAGTCGAAGCCCGGCGACACGGCGCTGTTGATCGCCTTCGGCGCCGGGCTCTCCTACGCGGCCCAGGTGGTGTCGCTGCCCAGGCTGAAGTAG
- a CDS encoding Na+/H+ antiporter subunit A, with amino-acid sequence MLVILLAHACAALVAPVCVRMLGRNAFIPLALVPLASLGWVIAHWGDTEQVRISWAPSIEMNIDLRFDSLAGVLAALVLGVGSLILLYCARYFADDEPRLGAFAAQLVAFAGAMFGLVTSDNMLLLYVFWEITTVLSFLLVGHDTIRTSRRAALQALLVTAAGGLAMLVGIVLLGQTTGTYLLSDLLAMPQPPSGVAVSVAVVLLLIGALSKSAIVPLHFWLPGAMAAPTPVSAYLHAAAMVKAGVYLVARLAPVFASSPPWHPIVLTLGALTMVLAGLRALQVTDLKLVLAFGTVSQLGFLIVLVGLGTPDAALAGVTLVVAHALFKACLFMVVGIVDHGAGTRDLRKLSGLGRREPLLAAVATLSALSMAGIPPLVGFVGKETALAAEVDADVLNTPARIALTLALVAGSAFTVGYSARFLWGAFAVKPEVPDVRPHWHAPGPLMIAPPAILAAVSLVLGLVPGWTEDLVSPYAGSLPGVLREHLALWHGFTLPLLLTVIVIVAGLALFLARGRIVDPRHPRLGNADRAYDATLRGMDALSRRMTGAVQRGSLPLSQGTILVTLIVLPAVLLAVGTRTGVELRLWDSPLQVAIAIIMIAMALAATVLRNRLASVIVVGVTGYGCGVIFALHGAPDLALTQFLVETVTLVIFVLVLRGFPAEIEPSRAAAFKARRALIGLATGAVVTALAAFAIAARSGAPIWHLIPDAAYELGGGKNAVNVLLVDIRAWDTLGEISVLIVAATGVASLVFRTRRYGSAPRAADSPFYDPDLLSWLPAGRLVDRRDRSMVLQITTRLVFPTIMVLSIYFFFAGHNSPGGGFAGGLTAGLALTLRYLAGGPYELGEALPVDAGHVLGAGLTLAAGTAVTSLLLGAPPLSSAIIEVTLPVLGHIKLVTALFFDLGVYLIVVGLVLDVLRSLGARLDAELDRESKEARS; translated from the coding sequence TTGCTCGTAATTCTGCTCGCACACGCCTGTGCTGCGCTCGTCGCGCCCGTGTGCGTGCGGATGCTGGGCCGCAACGCGTTCATCCCCCTCGCCCTGGTTCCCCTGGCCTCGTTGGGCTGGGTGATCGCGCACTGGGGCGACACCGAGCAGGTCCGCATCAGCTGGGCGCCCAGCATCGAGATGAACATCGACCTGCGGTTCGACTCGCTCGCCGGTGTGCTGGCGGCGCTGGTGCTCGGCGTCGGCTCGCTCATCCTGCTCTACTGCGCCCGCTACTTCGCCGACGACGAACCACGCCTCGGCGCCTTCGCCGCCCAGCTCGTCGCCTTCGCCGGCGCCATGTTCGGCCTGGTCACCAGCGACAACATGCTGTTGCTGTACGTGTTCTGGGAGATCACCACGGTGCTGTCGTTCCTGCTGGTCGGGCACGACACCATCCGCACGAGCAGGCGCGCGGCGCTGCAGGCGCTGCTGGTGACCGCGGCGGGCGGGCTGGCGATGCTGGTGGGCATCGTGCTGCTCGGCCAGACCACCGGCACCTACTTGCTCTCGGACCTGCTGGCCATGCCACAACCGCCGAGCGGCGTGGCCGTGTCGGTGGCGGTGGTGTTGCTGCTGATCGGCGCGCTGAGCAAATCGGCGATCGTGCCGCTGCACTTCTGGCTGCCGGGCGCGATGGCCGCGCCCACGCCGGTGAGCGCCTACCTGCACGCGGCGGCGATGGTGAAGGCGGGTGTGTACCTGGTCGCGCGGCTGGCGCCGGTGTTCGCGAGTTCGCCGCCCTGGCATCCGATCGTGCTGACGCTGGGCGCGCTGACCATGGTGCTGGCCGGACTGCGCGCCCTGCAGGTGACCGACCTGAAGCTGGTGCTCGCCTTCGGCACGGTCAGCCAGCTCGGCTTCCTGATCGTGCTGGTCGGCCTCGGCACGCCGGACGCCGCGCTGGCCGGTGTCACCCTCGTCGTCGCGCACGCGCTGTTCAAGGCCTGCCTGTTCATGGTGGTCGGCATCGTCGACCACGGCGCGGGCACCCGCGATCTGCGCAAGCTGTCCGGCCTCGGCCGCCGCGAGCCGCTGCTCGCCGCCGTCGCGACCCTGTCGGCGCTGAGCATGGCGGGCATCCCGCCGCTGGTCGGTTTCGTCGGCAAGGAGACCGCGCTCGCGGCCGAGGTCGACGCCGACGTGCTCAACACCCCGGCGCGGATCGCGCTGACCCTCGCGCTGGTCGCGGGGTCGGCCTTCACGGTCGGCTACAGCGCGCGGTTCCTGTGGGGGGCCTTCGCGGTCAAACCCGAAGTGCCCGACGTGCGGCCGCACTGGCACGCACCCGGCCCGCTGATGATCGCGCCGCCGGCGATCCTCGCCGCGGTGAGCCTGGTCCTCGGCCTGGTCCCGGGCTGGACCGAGGACCTGGTCAGCCCCTACGCCGGCAGCCTGCCCGGTGTGCTGCGCGAGCATCTGGCGCTGTGGCACGGGTTCACGCTGCCGTTGCTGTTGACGGTGATCGTGATCGTCGCGGGCCTCGCGCTGTTCCTGGCCCGCGGACGCATCGTCGACCCGCGCCACCCCCGCCTCGGCAACGCCGACCGCGCCTACGACGCCACCCTGCGCGGGATGGACGCGCTCTCGCGCCGGATGACCGGCGCGGTCCAGCGCGGTTCGCTGCCGTTGAGCCAGGGCACCATCCTGGTCACCCTCATCGTGTTGCCCGCGGTGCTGCTGGCCGTCGGCACCCGTACCGGGGTCGAGCTGCGGCTGTGGGACTCGCCGCTGCAGGTGGCCATCGCCATCATCATGATCGCGATGGCGCTGGCGGCGACGGTGCTGCGCAACAGGCTGGCCAGCGTGATCGTCGTCGGTGTCACGGGCTACGGCTGCGGCGTGATCTTCGCCCTGCACGGCGCACCCGACCTGGCGCTGACCCAGTTCCTGGTGGAGACGGTGACGCTGGTGATCTTCGTGCTCGTGCTGCGCGGATTCCCGGCCGAGATCGAGCCGAGCCGCGCGGCCGCGTTCAAGGCGCGCCGCGCGCTGATCGGCCTCGCGACCGGCGCGGTGGTCACCGCGCTCGCGGCCTTCGCCATCGCCGCCCGCTCCGGCGCGCCGATCTGGCACCTCATCCCGGACGCGGCCTACGAACTCGGCGGCGGCAAGAACGCGGTGAACGTGCTGCTGGTCGACATCAGGGCCTGGGACACCCTGGGCGAGATCTCGGTGCTGATCGTCGCCGCGACCGGTGTCGCCTCGCTGGTGTTCCGCACCCGCCGCTACGGCAGCGCGCCCCGCGCCGCCGACTCGCCGTTCTACGACCCCGACCTGCTGAGCTGGCTGCCCGCCGGGCGGCTGGTGGACCGGCGCGACCGCTCGATGGTCCTGCAGATCACCACCCGCCTGGTGTTCCCGACCATCATGGTGCTGTCCATCTACTTCTTCTTCGCCGGCCACAACTCCCCCGGCGGTGGTTTCGCCGGCGGCCTCACGGCGGGCTTGGCGCTGACCCTGCGATACCTGGCGGGCGGCCCGTACGAACTGGGCGAGGCGCTGCCGGTCGACGCCGGGCACGTCCTCGGCGCCGGTCTCACCCTCGCCGCGGGCACCGCGGTCACCTCGCTGCTGCTCGGCGCACCGCCGCTGTCCTCGGCGATCATCGAGGTGACGCTGCCGGTGCTCGGGCACATCAAGCTGGTCACCGCCCTGTTCTTCGACCTCGGCGTGTACCTGATCGTGGTCGGCCTGGTGCTGGACGTGCTGCGCAGCCTGGGCGCCCGGCTGGACGCCGAGCTCGACCGGGAATCGAAGGAGGCCCGGTCGTGA
- a CDS encoding FAD-dependent oxidoreductase: MSAPAAKPAILSVDDDPGVSRAVVRDLRRRYGADYRILRAESGDQALEALREMKLRGQPVAVLIADYRMPGMNGIEFLEHAMDLHPYARRVLLTAYADTDAAIDAINVVDLDHYLLKPWDPPEEKLYPVLDALLEAWRGSEHRPVTETKVVGTRWSPRASQVREFLARNQLPYRWYLADEPEGARLLEAAGAEPERCPVVITSAGQVLLQPTDSVLAEHVGLTVNPTGEFYDLIVVGGGPAGLGAAVYGASEGLRTVLVERTATGGQAGQSSRIENYLGFPDGLSGAQLADRARRQAAKFGAEVVTTREVVGLEVNGSARTVRFADGGRLCGHTVIIATGVDYRRHPAPGVDEFTGRGVYYGSAMTEAAECADREIYIVGGANSAGQAAVFLSRNARTVHLVVRADSLAKSMSHYLIEQIRQIPNIQVHTETEVVGAIGDDHLRQIVLRDNRTGAEEKADTERLFLFIGAAPQTDWLDGVVARDPAGYVLAGPDLLVEGTRPAGWELDRPPHHLETSVPGVFVAGDVHAESAKRVASAVGEGAMAVMFVHRYLA, from the coding sequence GTGAGTGCCCCCGCCGCCAAACCGGCCATCCTCAGCGTCGACGACGATCCCGGCGTTTCCCGCGCCGTCGTCCGTGATCTGCGCCGTCGCTACGGCGCCGACTACCGCATCCTGCGTGCCGAGTCCGGCGACCAGGCGCTCGAGGCGCTGCGGGAGATGAAACTGCGGGGCCAGCCGGTGGCCGTGCTGATCGCCGACTACCGGATGCCGGGCATGAACGGCATCGAATTCCTCGAACACGCGATGGACCTGCATCCGTACGCGCGCCGCGTGCTGCTCACCGCCTACGCCGACACCGACGCCGCCATCGACGCGATCAACGTCGTCGATCTGGACCACTATCTGCTCAAGCCGTGGGACCCGCCGGAGGAGAAGCTGTATCCGGTGCTGGACGCGCTGCTCGAGGCATGGCGGGGCAGCGAGCACCGGCCGGTCACCGAGACCAAGGTGGTCGGCACCCGGTGGTCGCCGCGCGCCTCGCAGGTTCGCGAGTTCCTGGCCCGCAACCAGCTCCCCTATCGCTGGTATCTGGCCGACGAGCCCGAGGGTGCGCGCCTGCTCGAGGCCGCGGGCGCCGAACCCGAGCGCTGCCCGGTGGTGATCACCTCCGCGGGACAGGTGCTGCTCCAGCCGACCGACAGCGTGCTGGCCGAGCACGTGGGTCTCACGGTGAATCCCACGGGCGAGTTCTACGACCTCATCGTCGTCGGCGGCGGGCCGGCCGGGCTGGGCGCGGCCGTGTACGGCGCGTCCGAGGGCCTGCGCACCGTGCTGGTGGAGCGCACCGCCACCGGCGGGCAGGCCGGGCAGAGCTCGCGCATCGAGAACTATCTCGGCTTCCCGGACGGACTGTCCGGGGCGCAGCTCGCCGACCGGGCCCGGCGCCAGGCCGCCAAGTTCGGCGCCGAGGTGGTGACCACCCGCGAGGTGGTGGGGCTCGAGGTCAACGGCTCGGCGCGCACCGTGCGCTTCGCCGACGGCGGGCGGCTGTGCGGGCACACCGTCATCATCGCCACCGGTGTCGACTACCGGCGGCATCCAGCGCCCGGCGTCGACGAGTTCACCGGCCGCGGCGTCTACTACGGCTCGGCCATGACCGAGGCGGCCGAATGCGCCGACCGCGAGATCTACATCGTCGGCGGGGCGAATTCGGCGGGCCAGGCGGCGGTGTTCCTGTCCCGCAACGCGCGCACCGTGCATCTGGTGGTGCGGGCGGACTCGCTGGCGAAATCGATGTCGCACTACCTGATCGAGCAGATCCGCCAGATCCCCAACATCCAGGTGCACACCGAGACCGAGGTGGTCGGCGCGATCGGCGACGACCACCTGCGCCAGATCGTGCTGCGCGACAACCGCACCGGCGCCGAGGAAAAGGCCGACACCGAGCGGCTGTTCCTGTTCATCGGCGCCGCGCCGCAGACCGACTGGCTCGACGGTGTCGTCGCGCGCGACCCGGCCGGGTATGTGCTGGCCGGTCCCGACCTGCTGGTCGAGGGCACCCGGCCGGCGGGTTGGGAGCTCGACCGGCCCCCGCACCACCTGGAGACGAGCGTGCCCGGCGTGTTCGTGGCCGGCGACGTGCACGCCGAATCGGCCAAACGGGTCGCCTCCGCCGTCGGCGAGGGCGCGATGGCCGTGATGTTCGTCCATCGTTACCTGGCCTGA
- a CDS encoding SRPBCC family protein, whose product MPKNLEATVDILAAPERVWQIVSDLSRMPEFSPMTRKMIPLGTPKAGTWTVNWNKDGWKVWPTSSRIVRFEPEREFAFRMNENGTTWSFTLEPIANGTRLTERRDVSAGVRWPVRKVIDTVLGGEPAFEENLLDGMKKTLAAIKAAAEAA is encoded by the coding sequence TTGCCCAAGAATCTCGAAGCGACCGTCGACATTCTCGCCGCGCCCGAGCGCGTCTGGCAGATCGTCAGCGATCTGTCCCGGATGCCCGAGTTCAGCCCGATGACCCGCAAGATGATCCCGCTCGGCACGCCGAAGGCCGGGACCTGGACGGTCAACTGGAACAAGGACGGCTGGAAGGTCTGGCCGACCAGTTCGCGGATCGTCCGGTTCGAGCCGGAACGCGAATTCGCCTTCCGGATGAACGAGAACGGCACCACCTGGAGTTTCACCCTCGAGCCCATCGCGAACGGCACCCGGCTCACCGAGCGCCGTGACGTCTCCGCGGGCGTGCGGTGGCCGGTGCGCAAGGTCATCGACACCGTGCTGGGTGGCGAGCCGGCCTTCGAGGAGAACCTGCTCGACGGCATGAAGAAGACACTGGCCGCGATCAAGGCGGCCGCCGAGGCCGCCTGA